The following proteins are co-located in the Gloeocapsa sp. PCC 7428 genome:
- a CDS encoding helix-turn-helix transcriptional regulator, whose product MTLILSVPEFLSQQDELPQTYEIPLYDPIGQSQGYRRSQDLRPGLNLLIDNYTLQENLIVDTQIPNLPNESYASEFSFMICGNNTNEQVHGGQNFLELGWSAGGFIEWQAGQHILKLDIHIEQPFYESIIADLAERSTAMSRAIAQQKNYFQIQTTTPTMQVALHQILNCPYQGLTKAIYLESKVLELVALRLEQAIIEHSNAESKRLKPDDIERIHQAKDILLHNADNPPSLVDLARQVGLNDYKLKLGFRQVFSTTAFGYLHSYRMEQARSLLEHNQLSVKEIGQKVGYANSRRFAIAFKQRFGISPQAYRTGKR is encoded by the coding sequence ATGACACTGATCCTTTCCGTTCCAGAATTCTTGAGCCAGCAAGATGAATTGCCACAAACTTATGAAATTCCACTATACGATCCCATAGGACAAAGCCAGGGGTATCGGCGATCGCAAGACTTGCGCCCAGGATTGAACCTTTTAATTGACAACTACACGCTACAAGAAAATCTTATTGTAGATACACAAATACCTAACTTGCCAAATGAGTCGTATGCCTCAGAGTTTAGCTTTATGATTTGCGGTAACAATACAAATGAGCAAGTTCATGGTGGACAAAACTTTTTGGAGCTTGGCTGGAGTGCCGGAGGCTTTATAGAATGGCAAGCAGGACAGCATATTTTGAAGCTTGACATTCACATTGAGCAACCTTTTTATGAATCAATTATTGCTGATTTAGCTGAACGCTCAACTGCAATGAGTCGGGCGATCGCCCAGCAAAAAAATTACTTTCAAATTCAGACAACCACACCCACAATGCAAGTAGCATTGCATCAAATTCTCAATTGTCCTTATCAAGGATTGACAAAGGCAATCTATCTTGAAAGTAAAGTTTTAGAACTGGTTGCCTTAAGACTAGAGCAAGCAATTATAGAGCATTCTAACGCTGAGTCCAAGCGTTTGAAACCAGACGACATCGAACGAATTCATCAAGCAAAGGATATTCTGTTGCACAATGCAGATAATCCGCCTTCACTTGTAGATTTAGCACGACAAGTTGGCTTGAATGACTACAAGCTAAAACTCGGTTTTCGCCAAGTATTTAGTACAACAGCATTTGGATATTTGCATAGTTACCGTATGGAACAAGCGCGATCGCTTCTCGAACATAACCAACTTAGCGTTAAAGAAATAGGACAAAAAGTAGGCTATGCCAACTCTAGACGCTTTGCGATCGCCTTCAAGCAAAGATTTGGTATTAGTCCGCAAGCATATCGCACAGGGAAACGATAG
- a CDS encoding DUF3124 domain-containing protein codes for MSQAIFRWLTFAAIVVLSACTSPTTTPQGQGEPAPATQPQQVTLDENSQIATGQTLYIPVYPYIYYEDQKRIFNLATTLSIRNTDLANSIIITCVRYYNSEGQLIRQYLERPIQLAALASTDFFISTSDNSGGLGANFIVDWVAQTNVSEPIIETVAIGTGFQQGISFISPGKVIQNQTNHTCSSAAS; via the coding sequence ATGTCTCAGGCGATATTTCGTTGGTTGACATTCGCCGCTATTGTTGTTCTGAGTGCGTGTACCTCACCCACAACGACACCCCAAGGACAAGGCGAACCAGCACCAGCTACTCAACCCCAACAAGTCACTTTAGACGAAAATTCTCAAATAGCAACTGGTCAAACGCTGTATATCCCAGTTTATCCATACATATATTATGAGGATCAAAAACGAATTTTCAACTTAGCAACGACGCTGAGTATTCGTAATACTGATTTAGCTAACTCTATTATCATCACCTGCGTGCGCTACTATAATTCGGAAGGTCAGTTAATTCGGCAATATTTAGAGCGTCCAATTCAACTTGCAGCTTTAGCTTCTACCGACTTTTTTATTAGTACATCTGACAACAGTGGCGGTTTAGGCGCAAACTTTATTGTCGATTGGGTAGCGCAAACAAACGTTTCTGAACCAATAATTGAAACAGTAGCGATCGGAACTGGCTTCCAGCAAGGAATTTCTTTTATTAGTCCTGGTAAAGTTATCCAAAACCAAACTAATCATACTTGCTCATCAGCAGCGTCGTAG
- a CDS encoding TrkA family potassium uptake protein, which yields MYVLIGGAGLVGLSLAQRLIELGHTVAVIDIDPTACRYAREQVGVMAFEGSAVSTEVLLEAGIRKADSVAAVLRHDALNLAMVTLAKHYGVPHILTRMRHRDFAEPLRLVGANHIISTVDLAVSTMVNAIEYPQVESMMHFEQGQIEVLKLPIPKRCNVAGRSVAEVAQDPRFPRGSLIIGYQAHPHEDLKIPNGSTVLEPGSTVLIVTKPGSLHQVIDFIEGC from the coding sequence GTATGTACTCATTGGCGGCGCGGGACTTGTTGGGCTAAGTTTGGCACAAAGACTCATTGAATTAGGGCATACTGTCGCGGTAATTGATATCGACCCGACAGCTTGTCGTTATGCGCGCGAACAAGTAGGAGTGATGGCGTTTGAAGGTAGCGCGGTAAGTACCGAAGTTTTACTAGAAGCCGGAATTCGCAAAGCCGATTCGGTAGCCGCTGTTTTAAGACACGATGCATTGAATTTAGCGATGGTAACGCTTGCTAAACACTACGGCGTTCCCCACATTTTGACACGAATGCGCCATCGTGATTTTGCCGAACCACTGCGCCTTGTCGGAGCGAATCATATTATCAGTACCGTCGATCTTGCAGTTTCCACAATGGTAAATGCAATTGAGTATCCGCAAGTTGAATCAATGATGCATTTTGAGCAAGGACAAATCGAAGTTTTAAAGCTTCCTATACCCAAACGCTGTAATGTTGCAGGAAGAAGCGTTGCAGAAGTAGCGCAAGATCCCCGCTTTCCCAGAGGATCGTTAATTATCGGCTATCAAGCGCATCCACACGAAGACTTGAAGATCCCCAACGGTAGTACAGTACTCGAACCAGGTTCTACGGTACTGATTGTGACCAAACCAGGATCGTTACATCAAGTCATTGATTTCATAGAAGGCTGCTAG
- a CDS encoding DUF433 domain-containing protein, with amino-acid sequence MALKDLEQQLLSLSPSEKLQAIALLAQSLGSHWQGIEKTPRVCGGEARISHTRIPVWVLVEARRLGYTDTELLTSYPSITATDLAHACAYAEAHPDEIDLAIERNEVA; translated from the coding sequence GTGGCACTTAAAGATTTAGAGCAACAACTTTTATCACTTAGCCCAAGCGAAAAATTACAGGCTATTGCATTACTCGCTCAAAGTCTTGGTAGTCATTGGCAAGGAATTGAGAAAACGCCTAGAGTTTGTGGTGGAGAAGCCCGTATTTCTCATACTCGTATTCCCGTTTGGGTACTTGTAGAAGCTCGTCGTCTTGGATACACTGATACTGAACTTTTAACAAGCTATCCCAGTATTACTGCTACTGATTTAGCTCATGCTTGCGCATATGCAGAAGCGCATCCTGATGAGATTGACTTGGCTATCGAACGCAATGAGGTAGCGTAG
- a CDS encoding sodium:proton antiporter, with protein MTTDYLPIQDVQPSGSVAELVIGLIILLLVATGVALLSRRLRVSYVTGLVLAGLVFTEILPRQFGLDPALVLNLFLPILIFEAGINTDISRLRSTFKAIALLAGPGAMISAAIIAILLKFGLGLTWIPALLAGVMLANTDTVSVLAVFKEIPVPSRLSTIVEGETLFNDAVALVLFNLILNAYSTGSFTVFGGLQELVVVSVGGIVVGLILGYLSVGLFNRLDDPLSSILLTVAVALGTFQAGQFLNVSGAVAVVVAGLIFGNVGLSRSISASSRITLLSFWEYAGFGVNTFIFLLIGVEINLTIFWQTLPGVLLAVLAFQAGRFLTVYPLLAIIKWFDRPVPLRWQHVLFFGNIKGSLSMALPLSLPLALAEREQLIALIFGAVFVSLVVQATSLSWIVKRLRITQFSSSLQQVEELQAQLMTAKAAQDELETLLKGGVLPKAIYEELRAAYQVRVASAEKALRDLYNRRPDQFAITGNDRTKLDAIRRRLLLAEKGTLNEALRKRILSEEVARNRLKAIDEQLLRLEDD; from the coding sequence TTGACTACCGATTATCTACCAATTCAGGATGTGCAGCCTTCAGGAAGTGTTGCTGAGTTAGTCATTGGGCTAATTATTCTGTTATTAGTCGCAACTGGTGTTGCTTTATTATCGCGTCGATTGCGAGTTTCTTATGTAACTGGCTTAGTTTTAGCCGGACTCGTATTCACTGAAATTTTACCGCGCCAGTTTGGGTTAGATCCGGCGTTAGTTTTAAATCTTTTCTTGCCAATTCTCATCTTTGAAGCTGGTATCAATACTGATATTAGCCGTTTGAGAAGTACATTTAAGGCGATCGCACTTTTGGCAGGTCCAGGGGCGATGATTTCAGCAGCAATCATTGCGATTTTACTGAAATTTGGTCTGGGATTAACCTGGATACCCGCTTTACTTGCGGGAGTCATGCTAGCAAATACAGATACCGTCTCGGTTTTGGCTGTATTTAAGGAAATTCCCGTACCTTCGCGTTTGTCTACGATTGTGGAAGGAGAAACGCTGTTCAACGATGCGGTAGCACTGGTTTTATTCAACTTAATTTTAAATGCCTATTCGACTGGCTCGTTTACTGTTTTCGGAGGACTTCAGGAATTAGTCGTTGTTTCCGTGGGTGGTATTGTTGTCGGATTAATCTTAGGATACCTCAGCGTTGGTTTATTTAATCGTCTAGACGATCCACTCAGCAGTATTCTACTTACTGTGGCTGTCGCGTTGGGAACGTTTCAAGCGGGACAGTTTTTGAATGTATCGGGGGCGGTAGCTGTTGTCGTCGCCGGATTAATTTTTGGAAATGTTGGGCTGTCGCGGAGTATTTCGGCTTCTAGCCGCATCACTTTGTTGAGTTTTTGGGAATACGCAGGTTTTGGCGTCAACACGTTTATTTTTCTGTTGATCGGTGTCGAAATTAACCTGACAATTTTTTGGCAAACTTTACCTGGTGTACTTTTAGCCGTTTTAGCTTTTCAAGCGGGACGATTTCTGACAGTGTATCCGCTATTGGCAATTATCAAATGGTTTGATCGTCCAGTGCCGCTACGTTGGCAACACGTCTTGTTTTTTGGCAACATTAAGGGATCGCTGTCAATGGCATTACCTTTAAGTTTACCGCTTGCCTTAGCTGAACGCGAACAATTGATTGCTTTAATATTTGGTGCTGTATTTGTCTCACTGGTTGTTCAAGCGACAAGTTTATCGTGGATCGTCAAACGGTTAAGAATTACGCAGTTTTCTTCTTCATTGCAGCAAGTTGAGGAATTACAAGCTCAACTCATGACCGCAAAAGCTGCGCAAGATGAGTTAGAAACTTTGTTGAAGGGAGGAGTGTTACCTAAGGCAATTTATGAAGAACTCCGCGCAGCTTATCAAGTGCGCGTTGCTAGTGCGGAAAAAGCTTTACGCGATTTGTATAATCGCCGTCCCGATCAATTTGCGATTACTGGTAACGATCGTACTAAACTCGATGCCATTCGACGCCGCCTGCTACTAGCAGAAAAAGGAACGTTGAATGAAGCACTACGCAAGCGCATTCTTTCTGAGGAAGTTGCTCGAAATCGGCTAAAAGCGATTGACGAACAGTTGTTACGGCTCGAAGATGATTGA
- a CDS encoding aspartate aminotransferase family protein, producing MSIETLIQDPAIPAEAGAVLASPYDPTDFDQSVMTTYGRFPLALERGSGCRVWDTQGKEYLDFVAGIATCTLGHAHPAMVETVTQQIQKLHHVSNLYYIPEQAQLAKWLIEHSCADRVFFCNSGAEANEGAIKLARKYAHQVLKIDQPIILTAHSSFHGRTLATITATGQPKYQKDFSPLVPGFHYVPYNDIKAIAAAISELDEGDRAVAAILLEPLQGEGGVRPGDKAYFQEIRRMCDETGILLILDEVQVGMGRSGKYWGYENLGIEPDIFTSAKGLGGGIPIGAVMCKAFCNVFQPGDHASTFGGNPFACATALSVCETLERENILENVQQRGEQLREGLRAIAAKYPEHITEVRGWGLINGMELKADIPLTAADIVKAAIAEGLLLVPAGPKVIRFVPPLIVSVQEIDTALQVLEKVMGNW from the coding sequence GTGAGTATAGAAACACTTATTCAAGATCCAGCAATACCAGCCGAAGCAGGAGCCGTTTTAGCTAGCCCTTACGATCCGACTGACTTCGATCAGAGTGTAATGACAACTTACGGGCGGTTTCCCCTCGCTTTAGAGCGTGGATCGGGCTGTCGAGTTTGGGATACACAAGGTAAAGAGTATCTTGATTTTGTTGCCGGAATTGCAACTTGTACTCTAGGACACGCACACCCTGCGATGGTGGAAACGGTGACACAGCAAATTCAAAAGCTGCATCATGTTTCTAACTTGTACTACATCCCCGAACAAGCGCAACTTGCCAAGTGGCTGATTGAGCATTCGTGTGCTGATCGCGTCTTTTTCTGCAATTCTGGCGCAGAAGCAAACGAAGGTGCAATCAAATTAGCACGGAAATACGCACATCAAGTATTAAAAATCGATCAGCCGATTATTTTGACAGCGCATTCAAGCTTTCACGGGCGGACGCTTGCAACGATTACCGCGACAGGACAACCAAAGTATCAAAAAGATTTTAGCCCGCTTGTTCCTGGTTTTCATTACGTACCGTATAACGATATTAAGGCGATCGCCGCCGCAATTTCTGAACTTGATGAAGGCGATCGCGCAGTTGCAGCAATTCTCCTCGAACCATTGCAAGGTGAAGGTGGCGTGCGTCCTGGCGACAAAGCTTATTTCCAGGAAATTCGCCGGATGTGCGACGAAACAGGAATTTTGTTAATCCTTGATGAAGTACAAGTCGGCATGGGACGCAGTGGTAAGTATTGGGGCTACGAAAACTTGGGAATTGAACCAGATATTTTTACGAGTGCGAAAGGCTTAGGCGGTGGTATTCCGATTGGTGCAGTGATGTGCAAAGCATTCTGCAATGTGTTTCAACCTGGAGATCATGCAAGTACGTTTGGTGGAAATCCCTTTGCGTGTGCTACCGCACTTAGTGTCTGCGAAACGCTAGAACGCGAAAATATCTTAGAAAACGTTCAGCAACGCGGCGAACAACTCCGCGAAGGTTTACGCGCGATCGCCGCAAAATATCCCGAACACATCACCGAGGTGCGCGGCTGGGGTTTAATCAATGGTATGGAATTAAAAGCTGATATTCCATTAACTGCGGCGGATATTGTCAAAGCGGCGATCGCCGAAGGGTTGCTACTCGTCCCCGCAGGACCAAAAGTTATCCGCTTTGTGCCACCATTAATTGTCTCAGTACAAGAGATCGATACAGCGTTGCAAGTTCTGGAAAAAGTGATGGGTAATTGGTAA